The Pigmentiphaga aceris DNA segment GGCACCAGCGGTGGCAGTGGAGGACTGAGCAATTCCGCCATGCGTGTGCGCCTAAAGCCGCTGTCCGAGCGCCGTGAATCGGCCCAGAGCGTGATCAACCGCCTGCAACGCACTGCACCGCCCATTCCGGGCGCCATGTTGATTACCTTCATCGACCAGGACGTGCGCTTCGGTTCTTCCTTCGGCAACAACTCGCAGGAAATCATGTTGATGTCCGACGACCTGAGCGCGCTGCGGGTATGGACCCGGCGTGTGGGCGATGCCTTGCGACAGGTGCCTGAAGTCACCAACGTCAACGCCGACGCCAGCGAAGCCGCCCAGCAGATCGTGCTCGACATCGACCGGGAAGCCGCGCAGCGACTGGGCGTGGACATGCGCATGATTACCTCGGTGCTGAACAACTCGTTCTCGCAGCGGCAGGTCGCCACCTTGTACGACCCGCTGAATCAATACCGGGTGGTGATGGAGTTGACGCCACGCTTCACAGGCCGGCCCGATGCGCTGCGCGAAGTGCAGGTCGTGACGGCAACCGGGTCGCGCGTGCCCTTGTCGGCGTTTTCCACGTACCGATACGGCTTGGTCGATGATCGGGTGTCGCACGAGAACCAGTTTGCATCGGCCTCTGTCGGATACGAGCTGGCACCGGGCATTGGCGCAGAACAGGCCTTGCAAGCCATCGACCGGGCCGTCGCAGGCGTAATGCTGCCCGCCAACATCTACACGCAGGCGGGGGGGGATGCAGGTGGCTTGAACAAGATGGTGCAGGCCCAGCCGCTGCTGATCCTGGGCGTGCTGATCGCGGTCTATCTGGTGCTGGGTGTGCTGTACGAAAGCACGCTGCACCCGCTGACCATCCTGTCGACCTTGCCACCGGCCGGCGTGGGTGCCTTGCTGGCGTTGCGCGCCACGCAGACCGAGTTCAGCCTGATCGCCTTGCTGGGCTTGTTCCTGCTGATCGGCATCGTGATGAAAAACGCGATTCTGATGATCGACTTCGCGCTGGCCGCGCAGCGCCGCGAGGGCATGGGCGCACAGGCGGCAATCACGCGTGCCGCATCGCTGCGACTGCGCCCGATTCTGATGACCAATCTTGCCGCGCTGCTGGGTGCCTTGCCGTTGGTGATGGGCATGGGTGAAGGGTCGGAACTGCGTCGTCCGCTGGGCGTGGCGATTGTGGGTGGCCTGCTGGTCAGCCAGTTGCTGACGCTGTACACCACGCCCGTGGTGTATCTGTATCTGGAACGTCTGCGGCAGTGGGGGCTGCGGCGTCCGGCATCAACGGCAGGGCAGCAATAGCCAGGCAAGCATACGGTCAGGCCAAGCGAACATAAGGTCAGTGCGGGGGCAATGCCGACGGCGGGCCTGACACCAGGAAATCCGCCACTTCACCCGGCGCATTCGCAAACCCGTCGACCAGCGCATCCAGAAAGTTGCGCACCGCCGGCACCATGCCACGACGCGACGGAAACACCGCATGCACGATGCCGCGCATGCGGGCCAGCTGCGGCATGACACGCACCAGCCGGCCCGCGCGCAGGTCGGCCCGTACGGTGATCTCGGGTAACCATGCCACGCCCAGGCCACCCAGCACGGCAACGTGCAGGCTCTGAAAATCGTCCACCGTCAGACGCGGCACGTGCGAGAACAGCATTGGCTTCTTGTGCGCATCCAGGAACTGCCACACCTGCGTGGTGGTGTTGTCGCTCATTGCCAGCGTGGGCAATTCTGCAAGTTCTTCCAAGGTCGTCGGTGCCTGCTTGCCACGCCACAAGCTGGGGCAGGCGACCAGCATGGTGTCGGTTTCACCAAAGCGGCGAATGGCCAGGTCCGAGTCTTCCAGCGGCGGCTGGCGCACCCGCAAGGCCACATCAAAACGCTCTTCGACCACGTCTACCCGGCGATTGCTGGCCTCGATATGCAGGCGCACCAAGGGGTTGTCGGACAGGAATTTGGTGGCGATGGTGGCAACGTGACTGTGCAGCAAGCCGGGCGGACAACTGACACGAACCAGACCGCGTGGTTCGGACCGGGTCTGTTCGATGGCTTCATGCGCGGCATCGGCAATGCCCACCAGCGACAGGCAATGACTGTGGAAGGTTTCGCCTGCGGCCGTCAGGGAAATGCGCCGCGTGGTGCGGTTGAGCAGGCGCACGCCCAGGCGTTGTTCAAGCTCGGCGATACGGCGGCTGAGCATCGAGGTCTGCACGCCCAGGTGACGTGATGCCGCGCTGTAGCCGCCGTATTCGACCACCTTGGCAAAAAAATACATGTCGTTCAAATCGGGCATAGGTGATCTCCAGTACGTCCAGAAATGGCGTCGTTACTGGGATTTCGCGCGCACTACACGCGAGACATGACACCACGGTGGAACTGATTATCCTGAATATAGGACAGTTCTTCCGTTTAACGCTGTTTTTCTGTCTTTTTCAACTAGATAAACTGCAGTCATCCAAACATCAACGAACGCCGAATTCAGGCGCTGACATCATGACCACATTGCTTCAACTCGATTCCAGCCCGCTCGGTGCCAATTCGGCTTCGCGCGCTTTGACCGCCGCCATCGCCCAGACCCTGAAGACCACGGGCCAGGTCGACAACGTGGTTTACCGTGACCTGAGCGTTGACCCGATCAGCCATCTGGACGGCGCGCTGCTGTCTGCCATGCGTCCTGCCGAAGGTGCCACCACGCCGGAATCGGTCAAGGGCGAACTGGCGCTGAACGACACGCTGATCGACGAACTGTTCGCCGCAGACGTGATCGTCATCGGCGCACCGATGTACAACTTCTCGATCCCGACCCAACTGAAGGCCTGGATCGACCGCGTGGCGCAAGCCGGCCGCACCTTCCGCTACACCGCCACCGGCCCCGAAGGCCTGGTCACCGGCAAGCGCGCGATCATCGCGTCGTCGCGTGGCGGCGTGTATGCCGGTTCACAGATGGAAACCGCACTGGACCACCAGGAAGCCTATCTGAAGGGCGTGCTGGGCTTCATCGGCATCACCGACGTGAAGGTGATCCGCGCTGAAGGCCTGGGCATGGGCCCGGAAGCCCGCCAGAAGGCGATGGACGCCGCGATTGCACAATCGCAGGAACTGACCGCCTGAGCGGTTTGCAAGCCCGGCGTTTGATGCCGGGTGGTACTGCGTAAGACGTTTATCCGCCCCTGCAAGCCGACTTGTTGTCTGGTTTGTGGGGGCGAGTTGTTTGTGTGCGCGGTGTTGCCGCTTTGCGTTTCTGCGTTCGTTTGGTTGCCACGCAACTGGCTGTCCGCGTCTGCTTGAGATTGTGCTGCTCGATATGCGCTGGTCTATGCGTCAGGCGGTCAGGAAATGCCTGCTCGACGGATGCACAAACGGCCGCCGCGCGCTACCCTTGGCGATTCGGGGTGTGTGATCATGCGCGCCCCAGGATGATCAAGGAATACGCCATGAAAACGCTTCGCGCTTTATTCGTTTTAGCCGGTGCGCTGACGCTTCAGTCGCTGCCGATGGCGTCTCACGCCCAATTGCTTGACGCCGTGAAAGGCGCGCTTGGGAACCATAACGCGACGTCTGGTTCTGCACCTGCCTCCTCGTCCTCGTCGTCTTCTGGCGGCTTGGGTGCACTGAGCGGTCTGGGCGACCAGTTGTCGTTGCCGGCGATTGGTTCGGCCAGTGCGGGAAATGTGGCGGGTGTGTTGACCTTCTGCATGAAGAACAATTACCTGGGCAGCAATGGTGTGGCCGGCATCAAGGACAAGCTGCTGGGCAAGCTGGGTGGCCAGAAGCAGGCGGCGGCTGATCCGGGTTATGCGGATGGGATGAAGGGCATCATCGGTGGTGGCGGCAGCAAGCTGGACCTGTCGAATATGCGCAAGCAGGTGACGGATAAGGCGTGCGAGAAGGTGCTGGAGTATGGGAAGTCCATGCTCTGATTTCGTACCCCGGGGCGCGGTTTTGCTGCGACGGTGGTTGAGTCTTTGGTCGGTCGCGTTTTGTCCGTGACGGTGTGGTTGTTCTTCTGCCAGTCGCGGGTGGTGGGGCCGGCTCGTCTGCCCCGCTGGACTTTCGCATCGGGACTCCCGCCCTCCACGTCGTCCAGAAGGGCAGCCAATCCGGCCCCACCACCCGCGCCTTCAAGCTTTCTTGGTCAAAAGCACATGCCGCCTTTGGGCGGCTTCTGTTTTTCTGGCTGCTTGGTGCCGTAGGCGGTTCTCGGCATTCGTGGGTCACCATTCTTGATCGCCATGCGGCTGGCCTTGGGGACTTGGCTGGCCAAGTCGCCACGAAGCGGCTCAGCGGCTCACGGTTCTGACCGTTCTCTAGCGGCCTTTCAGGGCAGCGCCACTGAAGAAAATTTGCGCGCCTGTTTTGCGGTGGGGTGACTTGGAAGCGGGTGGCCGCACACCAGGTAATGCGACGAAAAGGCAGAGCGCTGAAGGTCCAGGCTTTGAAGGCTGCGCATTGAACGTTTGGGGCGATGACGAACGCTCGAAGCGATGACGAGCTTTCGAAGCGGTGGTGATGCCAGGCGCTTCCAACAGTCCAGCATGTGCTGTCACCCGTCGAGAACCAACTCGTCGCCGTTGTCGGGAACAAGATGATCGAGAACGCGAAGATCGCCGTGTGCAGCTAGCGCGCCCAGCTGCCGATGCCCCGAGTAGTGTTGCCGTCGCCATGTGGCAACCGCCTGGACCAACTCGCAACAGGCGTTTTCGCCAATCAGCCACCAACGCGACGATTGCCGCTGCCGCTCTCCGCATGCCGTGATGCGGCGGCCACCCGCTTCGGTGTCACCCCACCACCAAGCAGACGCGCAAATATTCTTGAGAGGCGCTGCGGTAAAAGGCAGCAGAAGAACCCACCAAATAGTGAGCCGGAGAAATCGCTTCGTGGCGACCTGGCCAGCCAGTCCCCGATGCCAGCAGCGTGGCGATCAAGAATGGTGGCCAAAAAATGCCGAGAACCGCCTACGGCACCAAGCAGACAGCAAAACGGCAGACGTCCACAGGCGGGATCAGCTTTTAACCAAGCCGTTTTGAAGGCGTGGGTGGTGGGGCCGGATTGGCTGCCCTTCTGGACGACGTGGAGGGCGGGAGTCCCGACGCGAAAGTCCAGCGGGGCAGACGAGCCGGCCCCACCACCCGCGACTGACTAAAGAACCACCACACAGCCAAAAGCAAACCTTCAAGCCGGCTGATTCCGAACAGCAGCTACAACCACAGCCCCCGAGCCACTGCGTTTCTTCATGATCCGCTTCTCGATCAGGCTCACTCCCCGCCCAAGCAGATAGCAGATGACGAAATAGCTGATCGCCAGCAAGCCATACACCTCGAACGGCTTCGTCAACAACTGCCCATTCACCTGATACGCCGCATTGGTCAGCTCATCCACCCCGATCACATACGCCAACGACGTATTTTTCACCAGCACCACAAACTGGCTGAGAATGCTCGGGATCATATTGAACAGCGCCTGCGGCAACACCACACTCGCAAAAATCTGCGGCGTCGTCAGACCCAGCGCGCGCGCCGCCTGTGTCTGCCCCGACGGCAAAGACACAATGCCCGCGCGCACGATCTCACCCATATAGGCGCTCTCGTAGACGACCAACGCAAACAGCATCATCAGCGTTGCATTGATATCCTTGCCACCAATCAGCGGCACCAGGAAATACGCCCAGAACACCACCAACAGCAGCGGTAATCCACGCACCGTATGCACATAGAACGCCGCCACACGCGCAAGCGGAACCCAGGTCGATACCCGCGCCAATCCAACCAGGATTGCCAGCGGGAAAGAGATGATTAACGCCAGCGCCGCCAGCACCAAAGTCATCGCCAAGCCACCCAAGGGGCCTTGCGGATATTGACCGACCAGCAGTATCAGACCGTAGTCACGAAGAATGTCGATCATGCCGGCATCCCTTGTGCGAACCCATGAACGGTAGCGTCGCAGGCCGCGTCCACGATATTCATGCCGCAGTTCATATCAACGCAGCCAAACCGAAAAACGAACGTGTGCGTAATCATCGTTTGCTCATCGCCACACGTTTGCTGGCTACCGATCCGGCATAGATCAGCAAATAAGAAATCGCCAGGTAACAGATCGACGCCACGATGAACGCCTCGAAGGTTCGATACGTCTCGTTTTCCATCTGCCGCACCGCATGCATCAACTCAGCCACGCCAATCATCATGGCCAGACTGGTTGCCTTGAACAGCGCAAGCGTCTGGTTCACCAGCGCCGGCAAGGCGTTGCGCAGCGCTTGCGGCAGC contains these protein-coding regions:
- a CDS encoding DUF2501 domain-containing protein, which gives rise to MKTLRALFVLAGALTLQSLPMASHAQLLDAVKGALGNHNATSGSAPASSSSSSSGGLGALSGLGDQLSLPAIGSASAGNVAGVLTFCMKNNYLGSNGVAGIKDKLLGKLGGQKQAAADPGYADGMKGIIGGGGSKLDLSNMRKQVTDKACEKVLEYGKSML
- a CDS encoding FMN-dependent NADH-azoreductase, giving the protein MTTLLQLDSSPLGANSASRALTAAIAQTLKTTGQVDNVVYRDLSVDPISHLDGALLSAMRPAEGATTPESVKGELALNDTLIDELFAADVIVIGAPMYNFSIPTQLKAWIDRVAQAGRTFRYTATGPEGLVTGKRAIIASSRGGVYAGSQMETALDHQEAYLKGVLGFIGITDVKVIRAEGLGMGPEARQKAMDAAIAQSQELTA
- a CDS encoding amino acid ABC transporter permease yields the protein MIDILRDYGLILLVGQYPQGPLGGLAMTLVLAALALIISFPLAILVGLARVSTWVPLARVAAFYVHTVRGLPLLLVVFWAYFLVPLIGGKDINATLMMLFALVVYESAYMGEIVRAGIVSLPSGQTQAARALGLTTPQIFASVVLPQALFNMIPSILSQFVVLVKNTSLAYVIGVDELTNAAYQVNGQLLTKPFEVYGLLAISYFVICYLLGRGVSLIEKRIMKKRSGSGAVVVAAVRNQPA
- a CDS encoding LysR substrate-binding domain-containing protein, which produces MPDLNDMYFFAKVVEYGGYSAASRHLGVQTSMLSRRIAELEQRLGVRLLNRTTRRISLTAAGETFHSHCLSLVGIADAAHEAIEQTRSEPRGLVRVSCPPGLLHSHVATIATKFLSDNPLVRLHIEASNRRVDVVEERFDVALRVRQPPLEDSDLAIRRFGETDTMLVACPSLWRGKQAPTTLEELAELPTLAMSDNTTTQVWQFLDAHKKPMLFSHVPRLTVDDFQSLHVAVLGGLGVAWLPEITVRADLRAGRLVRVMPQLARMRGIVHAVFPSRRGMVPAVRNFLDALVDGFANAPGEVADFLVSGPPSALPPH